In a single window of the Amycolatopsis sp. cg5 genome:
- a CDS encoding ATP-binding cassette domain-containing protein, with protein sequence MTEPTLQARGLVKRYGQVTAIDGADFDLYPGEVLAVVGDNGAGKSSLIKALSGALIPDEGEIKVDGEVVHFKSPLDARHVGIETVYQDLAVAPALDIASNMFLGREIRKGPFRKLDTTTMRTQAQKVLDELGIKVKSITQLVETLSGGQRQGVAVARAAAFGTKAVIMDEPTAALGVAESGKVLALIDRIRERGLPVVLISHNMPHVFDIADRIHVHRLGKRVAVVSPKTHTMNQVVGLLTGALRLGENGEVEEVEAAVRAGL encoded by the coding sequence ATGACCGAACCAACGCTCCAAGCACGCGGACTGGTCAAGCGCTACGGGCAGGTCACCGCGATCGACGGCGCCGACTTCGACCTCTACCCGGGCGAGGTGCTCGCGGTCGTCGGCGACAACGGCGCCGGGAAGTCCAGCCTGATCAAGGCGTTGTCCGGCGCGCTCATCCCCGACGAGGGCGAGATCAAGGTCGACGGCGAGGTCGTGCACTTCAAGTCGCCGCTGGACGCGCGGCACGTAGGCATCGAGACGGTCTATCAAGACCTGGCAGTCGCGCCCGCGCTCGACATCGCGTCGAACATGTTCCTCGGCCGCGAGATCCGCAAAGGCCCGTTCCGCAAGCTCGACACCACCACCATGCGCACGCAGGCGCAGAAGGTGCTCGACGAGCTCGGCATCAAGGTCAAGTCGATCACTCAGCTGGTCGAGACGCTGTCCGGCGGACAGCGCCAAGGTGTCGCCGTCGCGCGCGCGGCCGCATTCGGCACCAAGGCGGTGATCATGGACGAGCCGACGGCCGCGCTGGGCGTCGCCGAGTCCGGCAAGGTGCTCGCGCTGATCGACCGGATCCGCGAGCGTGGCCTGCCGGTCGTGCTGATCAGCCACAACATGCCGCACGTCTTCGACATCGCCGACCGCATCCACGTGCACCGGCTCGGCAAGCGCGTCGCGGTCGTCTCGCCGAAGACGCACACGATGAACCAGGTGGTCGGCCTGCTCACCGGCGCGCTGCGGCTCGGTGAGAACGGCGAGGTCGAAGAGGTCGAGGCGGCGGTGAGAGCCGGGTTATGA
- a CDS encoding SDR family oxidoreductase, translating into MTGVLIVTGGSRGIGAAVAVLAAEKGYDVVINYANDASAAGKVAAEVERTGRRALTVRGDVASERDVRELFDAAADFGPIAALVNNAAITGNTPGRLDEQTVETVRRVVDVNITGVFLCVREGIRRMSTRHGGSGGAIVNVSSTAARTGSAGEWVHYAATKAAVDTMTFGVAQEVAKEGVRVNVIAPGMVDTGLHAAAGLPDRLDRIAPTIPMGRAGKPSEIAEAILWALSPAASYLTGSVLQVGGGR; encoded by the coding sequence ATGACCGGGGTGCTCATCGTGACGGGCGGCAGCCGCGGAATCGGCGCCGCCGTCGCCGTGCTCGCCGCGGAAAAAGGCTACGACGTCGTCATCAATTACGCGAATGACGCATCAGCCGCCGGAAAGGTCGCGGCCGAGGTCGAACGGACAGGTCGCCGCGCGCTCACCGTGCGCGGCGACGTCGCGTCGGAGCGCGATGTGCGCGAATTATTCGACGCGGCCGCCGATTTCGGGCCGATCGCCGCGCTGGTGAACAATGCGGCGATCACCGGCAATACTCCGGGCAGATTGGACGAACAAACGGTAGAAACCGTGCGACGAGTGGTCGACGTGAACATCACCGGCGTCTTCCTTTGTGTCCGGGAGGGCATTCGGCGGATGTCCACGCGGCACGGTGGTTCCGGCGGCGCGATCGTCAACGTCTCGTCGACTGCCGCGCGCACCGGATCGGCGGGCGAATGGGTGCACTACGCGGCGACCAAGGCCGCTGTGGACACCATGACCTTCGGTGTGGCGCAAGAGGTCGCCAAGGAAGGCGTGCGCGTCAACGTGATCGCGCCCGGCATGGTCGACACCGGACTGCACGCGGCGGCCGGACTGCCGGACAGGCTCGACCGGATCGCCCCGACCATCCCGATGGGACGTGCCGGTAAGCCGTCGGAAATCGCCGAAGCCATCCTTTGGGCACTGTCGCCTGCGGCTTCGTATCTGACCGGATCGGTACTCCAAGTGGGTGGTGGCCGCTAG
- a CDS encoding nucleoside/nucleotide kinase family protein, with protein sequence MTSFEDLLTRAQAMAKPGQRSVLGIVGAPASGKTTLAWGLAKVLGSRAAVVGMDGFHLAQTELRRLDRTERKGAPDTFDANGYVNLVRRLAAGGETVYAPEFRREIEEPIAGAVAVPADVPLVITEGNYLLLDSDPWNAVKPLLTEAWFLAPDEPERIERLVSRHRRYGRSLVEAKRRALGSDQRNADLIDATRTRADLVLENLPLVNFAI encoded by the coding sequence ATGACATCGTTCGAGGACCTCCTGACCAGGGCGCAGGCGATGGCCAAGCCTGGTCAGCGCAGCGTGCTGGGCATCGTGGGCGCGCCCGCGTCCGGCAAGACGACGCTCGCGTGGGGCCTCGCGAAGGTGCTCGGCTCACGGGCCGCGGTGGTCGGGATGGACGGGTTCCACCTGGCGCAGACCGAGCTGCGCAGGCTCGACCGCACCGAGCGCAAGGGCGCGCCGGACACCTTCGACGCCAATGGATACGTCAACCTCGTGCGCAGGCTCGCCGCCGGCGGGGAGACCGTGTACGCGCCCGAGTTCCGCCGTGAGATCGAGGAGCCCATCGCCGGCGCCGTGGCGGTGCCCGCCGACGTGCCGCTGGTCATCACCGAAGGCAACTACCTGCTGCTCGACTCCGACCCGTGGAACGCGGTGAAGCCGCTGCTCACCGAGGCGTGGTTCCTCGCGCCCGACGAGCCGGAGCGCATCGAGCGGCTCGTCTCGCGGCATCGGCGGTACGGGCGCTCGCTCGTCGAGGCCAAGCGCCGCGCGCTCGGCTCTGACCAGCGCAACGCCGACCTCATCGACGCCACGCGCACCCGCGCGGACCTGGTGCTGGAGAACCTGCCGCTGGTCAACTTCGCCATATGA
- a CDS encoding isopenicillin N synthase family dioxygenase yields the protein MADLQTFTLPVSVTGTNAEKILGRQMIRVWQEDGIFQVVAEPEQDRKTLEAFQASKKFFESPLEHKSGFVSDLTYSGYIASGEEVTAGEADYSEIFTVCKDVPEDDPRVEAGWPCHGPVPWPDEGYHKTMRSYMDELGTMGENLLKLVALGLGLDLDAFTKLTVDGWHHMRVLRFPPMSSATSRGIGAHTDYGLLVIAAQDEVGGLFIRPPVDGEHRNRNWLEDESMAGMYENEEPWHFVEPVPSVFTVFPGDILQFLTGGALLSTPHKVRLNTRERFTMAYFHEPNFEVCVRPLSGSTTEDEYIHYGTHFTNMFTRCYPDRVTTRRIETEDRLSTLARLREANLQG from the coding sequence ATGGCGGACTTGCAGACTTTCACCCTGCCCGTGTCGGTCACCGGAACAAATGCCGAGAAAATCCTCGGCAGGCAAATGATCAGGGTGTGGCAGGAAGACGGGATCTTCCAAGTCGTCGCCGAACCCGAACAAGATCGAAAAACGCTCGAAGCATTTCAAGCCAGTAAAAAATTCTTCGAATCGCCGTTGGAACACAAATCGGGCTTCGTCAGCGACCTGACCTACAGCGGCTACATCGCTTCGGGCGAGGAGGTCACCGCGGGCGAGGCCGACTACTCGGAGATCTTCACCGTCTGCAAGGACGTTCCCGAGGACGACCCGAGAGTCGAGGCCGGCTGGCCGTGCCACGGGCCGGTGCCGTGGCCGGACGAGGGCTATCACAAGACGATGCGGTCCTACATGGACGAACTGGGCACGATGGGCGAGAACCTGCTCAAGCTCGTCGCGCTCGGGCTCGGCCTGGACCTCGACGCGTTCACCAAGCTCACCGTCGACGGCTGGCACCACATGCGGGTGCTGCGCTTCCCGCCGATGTCGAGCGCGACGTCGCGCGGCATCGGCGCGCACACCGACTACGGCCTCTTGGTGATCGCCGCGCAGGACGAGGTCGGCGGGCTGTTCATCCGGCCGCCGGTCGACGGCGAGCACCGCAACCGCAACTGGCTCGAAGACGAGAGCATGGCCGGGATGTACGAGAACGAGGAGCCGTGGCACTTCGTCGAGCCGGTGCCCAGCGTGTTCACCGTCTTCCCCGGTGACATCCTGCAGTTCCTCACCGGCGGCGCGCTGCTGTCGACGCCGCACAAGGTCCGGCTGAACACCCGCGAGCGGTTCACCATGGCGTACTTCCACGAGCCCAACTTCGAGGTCTGTGTCCGGCCGCTGTCCGGGTCCACGACCGAGGACGAGTACATCCACTACGGCACGCACTTCACGAACATGTTCACCCGGTGCTACCCCGATCGGGTCACCACGCGCCGCATCGAGACCGAAGATCGCTTGTCGACGCTCGCCCGGCTGCGTGAAGCGAACCTCCAAGGCTGA
- a CDS encoding VOC family protein, whose amino-acid sequence MSKLRSVHHLALTVTDVDRSVPWYARVLELEESARRDDPETGLRKVVLRSPGDEFAVMLVQHAEQARRSFDERRTGLDHVAFKVSSHADLAEWERRLTEYGVTYTPASTSRTLPGAAVIVFRDPDGIQLEVWADPEP is encoded by the coding sequence ATGTCAAAGCTGAGGTCTGTGCACCACCTGGCACTTACCGTGACCGACGTGGACCGGAGCGTGCCCTGGTACGCCCGTGTCCTCGAGCTGGAGGAGTCCGCCAGGCGGGACGACCCGGAGACCGGGCTGCGCAAGGTGGTGCTCCGGTCACCAGGCGACGAATTCGCGGTGATGCTGGTCCAGCACGCCGAGCAGGCGCGCCGCTCGTTCGACGAGCGGCGGACCGGGCTCGATCACGTCGCCTTCAAGGTGTCTTCGCACGCGGACCTGGCGGAGTGGGAACGACGGCTGACCGAGTACGGCGTGACGTACACGCCTGCCTCGACGTCTCGCACCCTGCCGGGTGCCGCGGTGATCGTCTTCCGCGACCCCGACGGCATCCAGCTAGAGGTCTGGGCCGACCCCGAGCCCTAA
- a CDS encoding PfkB family carbohydrate kinase — MSVVLAGLCTVDVVQRVTELPSPGEKVQSLAVDVAAGGPATNAAVTVAALGGEATLLTVLGAHPLATLARADLEAHGVEVVDLLPEHPDPPAVSAATVRDHDGERTVVSRNAAALLTPAPAFTPLKPATAVLVDGHHPALALRTVRWAREHGVPVVLDAGSWKPVLDELLPFVDIAACSAQFRAPGPGLHERGVPTVITTAGPGPVRWSTVNSSGSVAVPEVAARDTLGAGDVWHGALAYGVGKFELPELIGFANEVAAERVRHAGPRSWVIAVQGKGKR; from the coding sequence ATGAGTGTCGTGCTGGCGGGTCTGTGCACCGTCGACGTCGTGCAGCGGGTCACCGAGCTGCCGTCGCCTGGCGAGAAGGTCCAGTCACTCGCGGTGGACGTCGCGGCCGGGGGGCCTGCGACGAACGCCGCGGTGACCGTGGCCGCGCTCGGCGGCGAGGCGACCCTGCTGACCGTCCTCGGCGCACACCCGCTGGCCACACTCGCCCGCGCCGACCTCGAAGCACACGGCGTCGAGGTCGTCGACCTGCTGCCGGAGCACCCTGATCCACCCGCGGTCAGCGCCGCGACCGTGCGCGACCACGACGGTGAGCGCACGGTCGTCTCGCGCAACGCCGCCGCGCTGCTGACGCCCGCGCCCGCGTTCACCCCGCTGAAACCGGCGACCGCCGTGCTCGTCGACGGGCACCATCCGGCGCTGGCGTTGCGCACCGTCCGCTGGGCGCGCGAGCACGGCGTCCCCGTCGTGCTCGACGCGGGCAGCTGGAAACCGGTGCTCGACGAGCTGTTGCCGTTCGTGGACATCGCCGCCTGCTCTGCCCAGTTCCGCGCGCCGGGACCGGGGCTGCACGAGCGCGGCGTGCCGACCGTGATCACCACCGCTGGACCCGGACCGGTTCGTTGGTCCACAGTGAACTCTTCAGGGTCCGTAGCCGTGCCCGAGGTAGCCGCCCGCGACACGCTGGGCGCGGGCGATGTCTGGCATGGCGCGCTGGCGTACGGGGTGGGGAAGTTCGAGCTGCCCGAGCTGATCGGGTTCGCCAACGAGGTGGCCGCCGAACGGGTGCGGCACGCAGGGCCGCGGTCATGGGTGATCGCGGTGCAGGGAAAGGGAAAGAGATGA